A region from the Saccharicrinis carchari genome encodes:
- a CDS encoding TylF/MycF/NovP-related O-methyltransferase, translated as MNIILYINLLLVNIVAWLAISYFWSFWTFKVFKPYQWLEMCKKKKVPTTIKRMERKFKDRNRFYSIWFVLQGIINKNIPGQLAEVGVYKGHTAKLVHHMLPERVLYLFDSFSGLPAQVIREDCDGTVRPHTVNFEHTSQKQVENYIKGNHKVKIFKGIFPETAKGIGNEKFAFVHLDADLYQSTLDGLQFFYPRLAPGGSILVHDYNHNWEGVRKAVNEFELTVPEQFVELIDMYGSVLLTKNKT; from the coding sequence ATGAATATTATTCTATATATCAACCTCCTCCTTGTTAATATTGTGGCATGGCTGGCTATCAGCTATTTCTGGAGCTTCTGGACATTTAAGGTTTTTAAACCATACCAATGGTTAGAGATGTGCAAAAAGAAAAAGGTGCCTACCACAATAAAGCGGATGGAACGAAAATTTAAAGACCGGAACCGTTTTTATAGTATCTGGTTTGTATTACAGGGCATTATTAACAAAAACATTCCCGGACAGTTGGCCGAGGTGGGCGTATATAAAGGTCATACTGCCAAACTTGTGCATCATATGCTGCCCGAACGAGTGCTTTACCTATTTGACAGTTTTTCAGGGCTACCTGCACAGGTCATACGCGAAGACTGCGACGGCACTGTGCGTCCGCATACGGTTAATTTTGAGCACACAAGCCAAAAGCAGGTAGAGAACTATATAAAAGGTAACCACAAGGTTAAAATTTTTAAAGGTATTTTTCCCGAAACGGCAAAAGGTATCGGGAACGAAAAATTTGCCTTTGTGCACCTGGATGCCGACTTGTATCAATCAACGCTGGATGGCCTGCAGTTTTTTTATCCTCGTCTGGCACCCGGTGGTTCCATTTTGGTGCACGATTACAACCACAACTGGGAAGGCGTGCGTAAGGCTGTAAACGAATTTGAATTAACGGTACCTGAGCAGTTTGTAGAGCTCATCGACATGTATGGATCGGTGCTGTTAACTAAAAATAAAACATAA
- a CDS encoding cupin domain-containing protein, producing the protein MLNVLIVYAVQEERVQLTMPRCKFHYCRTGVGKVAAAIAVEQAIATHQPDVVINIGTAGAIHYKIGSVHLCQKFVDRDMEKLNNFGVPFEEDFTDEVRKCGFFKNWVFESVCNTGDTFLTTADGTGDVFDMESFAVARVCRMNNVPFVGVKCVTDIIGQNSIQHWEEKLAEAQAILQQFVNDNPLLVPDDHITREARQIIHQLKMNKHPEGGWFKEVYKSDIVLKKEGLPGTFDSDRSALTSIYYLLAGERFSAFHKIKSPEVWYFHRGMPLIIHMIDPKGCYSHVELSERINGHLQYTVEPHTWFAAEVKEGLGYSLVSCAVAPGFDFADFELGQTKKLLALFPMHKELISRFSI; encoded by the coding sequence ATGCTCAATGTTTTAATTGTTTACGCAGTTCAGGAAGAAAGGGTGCAGCTTACCATGCCCCGATGTAAATTTCATTATTGCCGTACGGGAGTAGGTAAGGTGGCGGCAGCTATCGCTGTAGAGCAGGCCATTGCCACTCATCAGCCCGATGTGGTTATTAATATTGGCACGGCCGGGGCTATTCATTACAAAATAGGTTCGGTGCATTTATGTCAGAAATTTGTGGATAGGGACATGGAGAAACTGAATAATTTTGGGGTTCCGTTTGAAGAGGATTTTACCGATGAAGTGCGTAAGTGTGGTTTTTTTAAAAATTGGGTGTTCGAGAGCGTTTGCAATACCGGCGACACCTTTTTAACCACTGCCGATGGTACCGGCGATGTATTCGACATGGAATCTTTTGCGGTGGCAAGAGTGTGCCGTATGAACAATGTACCGTTTGTGGGTGTAAAATGCGTTACCGATATCATAGGGCAAAATTCCATTCAGCATTGGGAAGAAAAACTGGCCGAAGCACAAGCCATTCTGCAACAGTTTGTAAATGATAATCCGCTTCTGGTGCCCGACGATCATATTACCCGGGAGGCCAGACAAATCATCCATCAGCTAAAAATGAACAAACATCCTGAAGGAGGATGGTTTAAAGAAGTATATAAATCGGATATCGTTTTAAAAAAGGAAGGCTTACCCGGGACTTTCGATTCGGATAGAAGTGCCTTAACTTCTATCTATTATCTCCTGGCAGGGGAAAGGTTCTCGGCCTTTCATAAAATTAAATCACCCGAAGTATGGTATTTTCACCGCGGTATGCCTTTGATTATTCATATGATTGATCCTAAAGGGTGTTATAGCCATGTGGAACTCTCGGAGCGTATTAACGGCCATTTGCAATATACTGTTGAACCCCATACCTGGTTTGCTGCCGAGGTTAAAGAAGGCTTGGGTTATTCGTTGGTAAGCTGTGCTGTGGCGCCCGGCTTCGATTTTGCCGACTTTGAACTGGGGCAGACCAAGAAGCTGCTTGCGCTATTCCCTATGCACAAAGAACTTATTTCAAGGTTTAGTATTTAA